One Azospirillum brasilense DNA window includes the following coding sequences:
- a CDS encoding MFS transporter: MTAETVPSPGTKPAGAFAPLRNRLFAVLWVAAVLGNVGTFMRDVASAWLVLDLSGSPSTVALIQAAGSLPIFLLAIPAGVLSDIMDRRRMLIVIQCLLACVSAALMIQAALGVASVASIAGLTFLGGVGAALMAPVWQSIVPELVPRGELKGAVALNSLGINIARAIGPAAGGAILAAAGAAATYAVDVSSYIIVIAALLWWRRAPDARDDLSEQFGGALRAGLRYARASKELHRVFLRAGLFFACASALWALLPIVAGPMLGGGPGFYGLLLGAVGAGAIGGATVLPRVRERLGADGLMLAAALVTAVVMGILALAPPRWLALPVLLGAGAAWIAVLTTLSATTQAILPNWVRGRGLALYLTVFNGALTAGSLGWGALADAIGVPATLWVSAAGLLAVAVLSRAVPLPEGEADLTPSNHWPEPLTAEPVRNDRGPVLITIEYRVAAADQHAFHAALRRLSEARRRDGAYAWGVSQDSGDPERVLEWFFVESWAEHQRQHRRVSHADADVQKEALAFHRGDGPPRVSHFLALEHGAGPAS, translated from the coding sequence ATGACCGCCGAGACCGTGCCCTCCCCCGGAACCAAGCCGGCCGGGGCCTTCGCGCCGCTGCGCAACCGTCTGTTCGCCGTGCTGTGGGTGGCGGCGGTGCTGGGCAACGTCGGCACCTTCATGCGCGACGTGGCGAGCGCGTGGCTGGTCCTCGACCTGTCGGGATCGCCGTCCACCGTCGCGCTGATCCAGGCGGCGGGCTCGCTGCCCATCTTCCTGCTGGCGATCCCGGCGGGCGTGCTGTCGGACATCATGGACCGGCGGCGGATGCTGATCGTCATCCAGTGCCTGCTCGCCTGCGTCAGCGCCGCGCTGATGATCCAGGCGGCGCTGGGCGTCGCCAGCGTCGCGTCCATCGCCGGGCTGACCTTCCTGGGCGGGGTCGGGGCGGCGCTGATGGCGCCGGTCTGGCAATCCATCGTGCCGGAGCTGGTGCCGCGCGGCGAGCTGAAGGGCGCCGTCGCGCTGAACAGCCTTGGCATCAACATCGCCCGCGCCATCGGCCCGGCGGCGGGCGGCGCGATCCTGGCCGCCGCCGGGGCCGCCGCCACCTACGCGGTGGACGTCTCCTCCTACATCATCGTCATCGCCGCCCTGCTGTGGTGGCGGCGCGCCCCCGACGCCCGCGACGATCTGTCGGAGCAGTTCGGCGGCGCGCTCCGCGCCGGGCTGCGCTACGCCCGCGCCAGCAAGGAGTTGCACCGCGTCTTCCTGCGCGCCGGCCTGTTCTTCGCCTGCGCCAGCGCCCTGTGGGCCCTGCTGCCCATCGTCGCCGGGCCGATGCTGGGCGGCGGGCCGGGCTTCTACGGCCTGCTGCTCGGCGCCGTGGGGGCGGGAGCCATCGGCGGGGCGACCGTCCTGCCGCGCGTCCGCGAGCGGCTGGGCGCGGATGGCCTGATGCTGGCGGCGGCGCTGGTCACCGCGGTGGTGATGGGCATCCTGGCCCTGGCCCCGCCGCGCTGGCTGGCGCTGCCGGTGCTGCTGGGAGCCGGGGCGGCCTGGATCGCCGTGCTGACGACGCTGAGCGCCACCACCCAGGCCATCCTGCCCAACTGGGTGCGCGGGCGTGGGCTGGCGCTGTATTTGACCGTGTTCAATGGCGCCCTGACGGCGGGCAGCCTCGGCTGGGGCGCGCTGGCCGATGCCATCGGCGTGCCCGCCACCTTGTGGGTCAGCGCCGCTGGCCTGCTCGCCGTCGCGGTGCTGTCCCGCGCGGTGCCACTGCCGGAGGGCGAGGCCGACCTCACCCCGTCCAACCATTGGCCGGAGCCGCTGACCGCCGAGCCGGTGCGCAACGACCGCGGTCCGGTGCTGATCACCATCGAGTACCGGGTGGCCGCCGCCGACCAGCACGCCTTCCACGCGGCGCTGCGCCGCCTGTCGGAGGCGAGGCGGCGGGACGGCGCCTACGCCTGGGGCGTCAGCCAGGATTCCGGCGATCCGGAGCGGGTGCTGGAGTGGTTCTTCGTCGAATCCTGGGCCGAGCACCAGCGCCAGCACCGCCGGGTGTCGCACGCCGACGCTGACGTGCAGAAGGAGGCGCTGGCCTTCCACCGCGGCGACGGTCCGCCGCGGGTGTCGCATTTCCTGGCGCTGGAGCACGGCGCGGGGCCGGCGTCGTGA